In the genome of bacterium, the window AGCACGCCGTTGCGCTCGCCGGTGGCGTGCATCCCCATCTTGCCGAACAGCTCCCGCGCCCGCAGGTAGGGGTCGCCGCCGGACGGTTCGCCCTTGGGCACGTCCCGCTCGACGTGGAAGCGGATCTCCCCGCTGGTGCGCTGCTCGGCCGCGTGGATGGCCGCCACGATCCGCTGCTGCTCGTCGCGGCTGAAGAACTTGCGGGGCACGCTGCTACGATTCGCCATGTCACCAACCTCCGCTCGCGCCGCCGCCGCCGCTGAAGCCGCCGCCGCCGCTGAAACCGCCACCGCCGCCGCCGAAGCTCCCGCCGCCGCCGCCCCAGCCGCCGCCTCGCCCGCCGCGGCCGCTGGACATCGCCGAAGCGACGATCAGCGGGCCGAGCCAGCGGCTGCGGCCGGCGCCGCCGCCGCCGATCAGCGCGATCAGGATCAGGGGCAGCAGCAGGCCGCCGAGCCCGCGGCTGCGGCGCCCGCTCGCTTCGCGGGGCGTCTGGCCGAACTGTCCCTGGGCCAGCGGGTCGTCCGGGGCCAGGCGCTGGGCCACGCGGACCATGACCAGCGCGAAGCGCCGGAACGCCTGGTCCGAGGGGATCTGCTGCATCTCCTGGATGATGCTGCGCGAGACCGCGTCGGTCAGGCGCTCCTCGTTCTCGTAGGCGACCTCGAGCCGCGACGCCCGCTGTTGCGGGAACACCGCGAACAGCAGGCCGTCGAGCCGCTCGCGGCTCCCGATCTTCCAGTGCTCGAACAGGCGGTTGGTGTAGTCGGCGATCTCGCCGTCGA includes:
- a CDS encoding TPM domain-containing protein: MRRPMIPVRHLLLTALTLLLLATAAAAELPPPPSTYFTDGVGVVSREEAAALANELEAFHRRTGIQFVIAVLPEFDGEIADYTNRLFEHWKIGSRERLDGLLFAVFPQQRASRLEVAYENEERLTDAVSRSIIQEMQQIPSDQAFRRFALVMVRVAQRLAPDDPLAQGQFGQTPREASGRRSRGLGGLLLPLILIALIGGGGAGRSRWLGPLIVASAMSSGRGGRGGGWGGGGGSFGGGGGGFSGGGGFSGGGGASGGW